In Gasterosteus aculeatus chromosome 15, fGasAcu3.hap1.1, whole genome shotgun sequence, a single genomic region encodes these proteins:
- the trappc12 gene encoding trafficking protein particle complex subunit 12 — translation MRTRVISVSAGRSSKMDGGIAPAPRPVTLDITVEDVTEEAPQPTSQTPGRELLPQVDSIDLDGGFVTPQEDSSATPSDSLMDKLNDQMMESVMISDSPNNSEEDEVAPMDSLLDGAEKEEDASGDENGQSEIGQNTTEIKFSLEEEEPGGFTEKVDKDTQGQADTRVQITACVSPGGDGQSPSDVNSVEAAAQEAKGTNPKDEAVPVCTIFSQANQPKSLVPDGFQPTLIKSPSFSMGSAGGGSGAVTPSRLTAPLVCQPSPSLSKFFNDNGQVNPASDFFDSFTVPSSFISISNPNAEIPPGPSPATIAHTPEHQLSSTSSTISTPGGPPDSGAPTPSSVFAPTESPAKVQLPPPQAAPTPSQAATHPQPFNQLRAAFSGSDDPFATALSLSEVDRRHDAWLPSEETRKVLISVATQQYSPAYVESNRPTMPGLKFDNLQGDAVKDLMLRFLGEPAAMKRQVLTANSVEQSCTGLQRLISSKNWRAAVDLTGRLLTAHGQGYGKAGQPSAHTTDSLQLWFVRLALLTKLNLFQNAELEFEPFGDLDQPDLYYEYYPTVYPGRRGSVVPFSMRLLHAELPQYMAKPQEALDRLHNLKTVCLAILENLENGLAEDGSMITVTQENRQMSQQLWRSRLNRVMYSMANCLLLMKDYVLAVETYHSIIQYEPQQRVQLLSGIGRIFLQIGDVKTAERYFLDVETACQTTGSQPAHVTCVLMNRAFVYLSQNNYGDAHASFSEVLKNDPKNPVANNNAAVCLLYLGRLKESLSQLEGLVQQDPALYLHESVLFNLTTMYELESSRSTQKKQALLEAVACREGDSFNAQCLKLV, via the exons ATGCGTACTAGAGTCATATCTGTCAGTGCAGGAAG GAGCAGTAAGATGGACGGTGGGATCGCTCCTGCTCCGCGGCCAGTCACGTTGGACATCACAGTGGAAGATGTGACTGAAGAAGCCCCGCAGCCCACCAGCCAAACCCCCGGCAGAGAACTTCTTCCCCAGGTAGACAGCATCGACCTGGACGGGGGGTTTGTTACCCCTCAGGAGGACAGCAGTGCTACACCTTCAGACAGCCTGATGGACAAGCTCAACGACCAGATGATGGAGAGCGTCATGATTTCTGACTCGCCTAATAACAGCGAGGAGGATGAGGTGGCTCCCATGGACTCCCTTCTGGATGGagcagagaaggaagaggacgCTTCGGGCGACGAAAACGGGCAAAGTGAAATCGGTCAAAATACAACTGAGATCAAGTTTtcgctggaggaagaggagccgggTGGTTTCACGGAGAAAGTCGACAAGGACACACAAGGGCAGGCGGACACACGAGTGCAGATCACGGCGTGTGTTTCGCCCGGAGGTGACGGGCAGAGCCCGTCGGATGTGAACAGTGTGGAAGCAGCAGCTCAAGAAGCTAAAGGGACCAACCCGAAAGATGAGGCCGTGCCGGTGTGCACCATATTCAGCCAGGCCAACCAGCCAAAGTCTCTTGTGCCCGATGGCTTCCAGCCCACCCTCATCAAGTCCCCGAGCTTCAGCATGGGGAGTGCCGGAGGAGGCAGTGGGGCAGTTACCCCCAGCAGGCTGACGGCCCCCCTCGTGTGTCAGCCCAGCCCCAGCCTCAGCAAGTTCTTCAATGACAATGGACAGGTCAACCCCGCGTCCGACTTCTTCGATTCCTTTACCGTCCCCTCCTCATTCATCTCCATTTCAAACCCAAATGCGGAGATCCCTCCCGGCCCGAGCCCAGCGACCATAGCCCACACGCCTGAGCACCAGCTCTCCTcgacctcctccaccatctcaacCCCCGGAGGCCCTCCGGACTCTGGTGCTCCTACGCCCAGTTCGGTGTTTGCCCCTACGGAATCCCCCGCCAAGGTCCAACTTCCTCCCCCCCAAGCAGCCCCAACTCCAAGTCAGGCCGCCACTCACCCGCAGCCCTTCAACCAGCTCCGCGCCGCGTTCTCGGGCAGCGATGACCCCTTTGCGACGGCGCTGAGCCTGAGCGAGGTGGACCGGCGCCATGATGCCTGGTTGCCCTCTGAGGAGACCAGGAAGGTGTTGATCTCCGTGGCCACCCAGCAGTACAGCCCGGCCTACGTAGAGAGCAACAGACCCACCATGCCTGGACTCAAGTTTGACAACCTGCAG GGCGACGCCGTGAAGGACTTGATGCTGCGTTTCCTGGGTGAACCGGCAGCGATGAAGCGACAGGTCCTCACCGCCAACTCCGTGGAGCAGTCCTGCACAGGCCTCCAACGTCTCATC agcagtaagaacTGGCGTGCTGCGGTGGATCTGACAGGCCGGCTGCTGACAGCTCACGGTCAGGGATACGGGAAGGCCGGCCAGCCGAGCGCCCACACCACCGACTCACTGCAG CTGTGGTTTGTGCGGCTGGCCCTCCTCACCAAGCTGAACCTCTTCCAAAACGCTGAGCTGGAGTTTGAGCCCTTTGGCGACCTGGACCAACCGGACCTCTACTACGAGTACTACCCCACCGTGTACCCCGGGAGGAGAG GCTCCGTGGTGCCGTTCTCCATGCGGCTGCTGCATGCCGAGCTCCCCCAGTACATGGCAAAGCCCCAGGAGGCTCTGGACCGCCTGCACAACCTCAAAACCGTCTGCCTAGCT ATCCTTGAGAACCTGGAGAACGGCTTGGCTGAGGATGGCAGCATGATCACCGTAACACAGGAGAACAGGCAaa tgtcacagcagctgtggagGTCTCGCCTCAACCGGGTCATGTACTCAATGGCCAACTgtctgctgctgatgaag gactACGTTCTGGCTGTGGAGACCTATCACTCCATCATCCAGTATGAACCCCAGCAGAGGGTGCAGCTCCTCAGCGGCATAGGACGCATCTTCTTGCAG ATTGGAGACGTTAAAACGGCAGAGAGGTACTTCCTGGATGTGGAGACGGCCTGCCAGACGACCGGGAGCCAGCCGGCTCACGTCACCTGCGTGCTGATGAACAG GGCTTTTGTCTACCTCAGTCAGAACAACTACGGTGACGCGCACGCCTCCTTCTCTGAAGTCTTGAAAAACGACCCGAAAAACCCCGTC GCCAACAACAACGCAGCGGTCTGCCTGCTCTACCTCGGGCGGCTGAAGGAGTCCCTGAGCCAGCTGGAGGGCCTGGTGCAGCAGGACCCGGCGCTCTACCTCCACGAGAGCGTCCTCTTCAACCTGACCACCATGTACGAGCTGGAGTCGTCGCGCAGCACCCAGAAGAAGCAGGCGCTGTTGGAGGCCGTGGCCTGCAGGGAGGGGGACAGCTTCAACGCGCAGTGCCTCAAGCTGGTCTGA